One segment of Shewanella piezotolerans WP3 DNA contains the following:
- the purU gene encoding formyltetrahydrofolate deformylase, with product MERKVLIIDCADAPGLITKITAACFEHGLNIIKNSEFVDNCQGRFFMRTELEGHFDPACLLEAVRAVLPQQNHTKLVDVGKKRIVVLVTKEAHCIGDLLIKSYSGALDVEIAAVVGNNDVLAALSEKFDVPFHYIDHEGVNRTEHEQAMLKVIATYEPDYLVLAKFMRILTPEFVSHYPDRIINIHHSFLPAFIGASPYRQAWERGVKIIGATAHFVTNSLDEGPIIKQDVIPVDHSYSVEALSKCGRDVEKSVLSKALQLVINEDVVVYGNKTVVF from the coding sequence ATGGAACGAAAGGTGTTGATTATTGACTGCGCTGATGCGCCAGGGCTGATTACGAAAATCACCGCAGCGTGTTTTGAGCATGGTCTTAATATCATTAAAAATAGTGAGTTCGTGGATAATTGCCAAGGTCGTTTCTTTATGCGAACGGAACTTGAAGGCCACTTTGATCCGGCCTGTTTACTCGAAGCTGTACGAGCAGTGTTACCCCAGCAAAACCATACTAAATTAGTTGATGTGGGTAAAAAGCGTATTGTGGTGCTGGTGACTAAGGAAGCCCATTGTATTGGCGACCTATTAATTAAGTCTTACTCAGGGGCTCTCGATGTTGAAATTGCTGCTGTCGTGGGCAACAATGATGTGCTTGCTGCTCTCTCTGAGAAGTTTGATGTGCCATTTCATTATATTGATCATGAGGGGGTAAATCGAACTGAGCATGAACAAGCAATGCTGAAAGTGATAGCGACTTATGAGCCTGATTATTTAGTGCTTGCAAAGTTTATGCGGATTTTAACGCCTGAATTTGTCAGCCATTATCCCGATAGAATCATCAACATACATCACTCATTTTTACCGGCTTTTATCGGGGCATCGCCTTATCGACAAGCTTGGGAACGAGGGGTAAAAATCATTGGAGCTACGGCTCACTTTGTGACTAACTCGTTGGATGAGGGCCCGATTATTAAGCAAGACGTTATTCCTGTTGATCACAGTTATAGTGTGGAAGCTTTGTCTAAGTGTGGCCGAGATGTTGAGAAAAGTGTATTAAGCAAGGCTTTGCAATTGGTGATTAACGAAGACGTAGTTGTCTACGGCAATAAGACCGTGGTTTTTTAA
- a CDS encoding flavodoxin, which produces MKKVNLVFGTVYGGAQYVAETLQQALIDLGREAVLYQSDELVGFVPPQDELLLMVCSTTGQGDLPDDIQSWFYDMQSKAPYLPELKFGIIGLGDSSYETFCGAAEQLASLFEELGAKRLGDFLKIDAGETMEPEVEALAWLPSWNALDNELAA; this is translated from the coding sequence ATGAAAAAAGTGAATCTAGTTTTTGGAACAGTTTACGGTGGTGCGCAATACGTTGCTGAAACACTGCAACAGGCGTTAATCGATTTAGGGCGAGAAGCTGTTTTATATCAAAGCGATGAGCTTGTCGGATTTGTTCCGCCTCAAGATGAGCTGCTGTTAATGGTATGTTCTACTACGGGGCAGGGCGATCTACCTGATGATATTCAATCATGGTTTTATGATATGCAGTCAAAAGCGCCTTATCTGCCAGAGCTTAAATTCGGTATTATTGGCCTAGGCGATTCAAGCTATGAAACCTTTTGTGGCGCTGCAGAGCAGTTAGCGAGCTTATTTGAAGAGTTGGGCGCTAAACGCTTAGGCGATTTTTTAAAAATCGATGCCGGTGAGACGATGGAGCCGGAAGTCGAAGCATTAGCATGGTTACCAAGTTGGAATGCGCTTGATAACGAATTGGCAGCCTAA
- the truC gene encoding tRNA pseudouridine(65) synthase TruC codes for MTDGTKQTVDSETAAEQLLTEEVAPHIEILFEDDDVVAIHKPAGLLVHRSYLARRERFFAMQLTRDKVGCHVFPVHRLDRPTSGILLFAKSSEMANALCEQFAAHSIDKEYLAIVRGNMHEAATLDYALKEELDDVADKDVDPNKAAQDAITSYKPLLNSEIPYASGRYATSRYALVHLSPHTGRKHQLRRHMAHLRHPILGDTTHGDGKQNKFFREHFGINRLWLIAKKLSFNHPRTGERVAVETELEQEWITLFDELGWDDDTLSGSNNSYQIAAD; via the coding sequence ATGACTGATGGAACAAAACAAACAGTTGATAGCGAAACTGCAGCAGAGCAATTGCTAACGGAGGAGGTTGCTCCTCATATCGAAATTTTGTTTGAAGATGATGATGTTGTTGCTATTCATAAACCAGCAGGTTTGTTGGTTCATAGAAGCTATTTGGCGAGGAGAGAGCGCTTTTTCGCGATGCAATTAACCCGTGATAAAGTCGGTTGTCATGTGTTCCCAGTGCACCGTCTAGACAGGCCGACTTCTGGTATTTTGCTATTTGCTAAAAGCAGTGAAATGGCAAATGCTCTGTGTGAGCAGTTTGCCGCTCACTCGATTGATAAAGAATACCTCGCAATCGTGCGTGGTAATATGCACGAAGCGGCGACACTAGATTATGCGCTCAAAGAGGAGCTGGATGATGTAGCGGATAAAGATGTCGACCCAAATAAGGCGGCTCAGGATGCCATAACTTCCTATAAACCGCTGCTTAACAGCGAAATCCCTTATGCATCAGGACGCTATGCAACCAGTCGTTATGCGCTAGTGCATCTATCACCGCATACTGGCCGAAAGCACCAGCTTCGTCGTCACATGGCGCACCTGCGTCATCCAATCCTTGGCGACACTACCCACGGTGATGGCAAACAAAATAAGTTCTTTAGAGAACACTTCGGCATAAACAGACTGTGGTTAATCGCTAAAAAGCTCAGCTTTAATCACCCAAGAACAGGTGAAAGAGTCGCAGTTGAAACCGAACTTGAGCAAGAGTGGATCACATTGTTCGATGAGCTAGGTTGGGATGACGACACGTTGTCGGGATCCAACAATAGCTATCAAATAGCAGCTGATTAA
- a CDS encoding YqcC family protein → MIAVKTRELLVALEAELAAQNLLNIESPTKEALASRAPFACDVMPFEQWLQFIFLPKMHTILDSNLPLPNAISIAPMAQHVWEYEERYQTLIGLIQALDTLLSGNGVTKEIIE, encoded by the coding sequence GTGATTGCCGTTAAAACACGAGAGTTGTTAGTCGCATTAGAGGCGGAATTAGCAGCGCAAAACTTATTGAACATTGAGTCTCCAACAAAAGAAGCTCTAGCCAGTCGCGCTCCTTTTGCTTGTGATGTGATGCCATTTGAGCAGTGGTTACAGTTTATTTTTTTACCCAAAATGCACACTATACTCGACAGTAACCTGCCGTTGCCAAATGCAATATCAATCGCACCAATGGCGCAGCATGTTTGGGAGTATGAAGAGAGATACCAAACTCTAATTGGTTTAATCCAGGCTTTAGATACCTTGCTAAGCGGTAATGGCGTGACAAAAGAGATTATTGAATGA
- a CDS encoding DUF3549 family protein codes for MTEITTLSQFLKTANTQFQVYDLGRRVQHIDMMAFHQIEELLTPYPSPIQGHAQFAIVFWDASQQHYIWFIKLALDERGLLSPAPRLQFIKMIIEALGRDPTQPLTEQQQEQLANHPFNFKPTQEKLAVFNALVRKQLGEKASAQYEFAYQYMSGQHPTDQWQNIGMQGIADVCVRASELDHQQHINTSFDSAAAEVKIAMCQCLEHLNIDDTLATIVFDKFVAAPIEQQAYLLRALASNSELSQKAIAHLNATNSLSAEMLITIAARNWSALKDEQTLKIYLEALAKQEQHFFNQIFADIVAIPLIRTQLLTQLRNPNRSAELSAAIGGLFKVMKA; via the coding sequence ATGACAGAAATAACGACCCTCAGCCAATTCTTAAAGACCGCTAACACTCAATTCCAAGTTTATGATTTGGGCCGTAGAGTACAACATATCGATATGATGGCTTTTCACCAGATAGAGGAGCTGCTCACGCCATACCCCTCTCCCATTCAAGGCCATGCACAGTTTGCTATCGTTTTTTGGGATGCCAGCCAACAGCATTACATTTGGTTCATTAAGTTAGCATTGGATGAGCGCGGTTTGCTTTCACCCGCTCCAAGATTACAGTTCATAAAGATGATCATTGAAGCCTTAGGCAGAGATCCAACTCAACCTTTAACAGAACAACAGCAAGAGCAACTGGCAAACCACCCATTTAACTTTAAGCCGACTCAAGAAAAATTAGCAGTGTTTAACGCATTAGTGCGCAAGCAACTAGGCGAAAAAGCGTCAGCACAATATGAGTTTGCTTACCAATATATGTCAGGGCAACATCCTACAGACCAATGGCAAAACATTGGCATGCAGGGAATTGCTGACGTTTGTGTACGAGCCAGTGAGCTTGACCATCAGCAACATATCAATACCAGTTTTGACAGCGCTGCAGCTGAAGTGAAAATTGCTATGTGCCAGTGTCTAGAGCATCTTAATATCGACGACACACTCGCAACAATAGTGTTTGATAAGTTTGTAGCGGCGCCAATCGAGCAGCAAGCCTACCTATTAAGAGCTCTCGCTTCCAACAGTGAGCTAAGTCAAAAAGCAATTGCACATCTTAACGCAACTAATAGTTTGTCTGCGGAAATGCTAATCACCATTGCAGCACGTAACTGGTCTGCGCTAAAAGATGAGCAAACTCTCAAGATCTACTTAGAAGCACTTGCGAAACAGGAACAACACTTCTTTAACCAGATTTTTGCTGATATTGTGGCTATACCATTAATTCGCACGCAACTGCTTACTCAACTGCGAAACCCTAACCGAAGTGCAGAACTATCTGCAGCTATTGGCGGCCTATTTAAGGTAATGAAAGCATGA
- a CDS encoding DUF3301 domain-containing protein yields the protein MMTDFLLIVAVVVIAAFFWQLRQMAEMSRIFATKECQKQKVQLLAIAQETAKPSLGGSTGLTWKVKYLFEFSTDGINQYRGSLWMHGKKIQKVQWPIFPEPEWHDAPESRGSVGGGCGGGRGKSNCSSGGCK from the coding sequence ATGATGACAGATTTTCTATTAATCGTAGCGGTAGTAGTTATCGCTGCATTTTTTTGGCAATTAAGACAGATGGCCGAGATGAGCCGTATCTTTGCCACTAAAGAGTGCCAAAAGCAGAAAGTACAACTTCTTGCCATCGCTCAAGAAACCGCAAAACCAAGTCTTGGTGGCAGTACCGGGCTCACTTGGAAAGTAAAGTACCTATTTGAATTCAGTACTGACGGTATTAACCAATACCGTGGCAGCTTATGGATGCATGGTAAGAAGATTCAAAAAGTGCAATGGCCTATATTCCCAGAGCCAGAGTGGCACGATGCGCCAGAATCCCGCGGTTCTGTTGGCGGTGGTTGTGGTGGTGGACGCGGTAAAAGTAACTGCAGTTCAGGCGGATGTAAGTAA
- a CDS encoding DUF1488 family protein, whose product MNVEPIKFTDEIKELVGLDALEFYGATEKGRKITCMVQKQALEDFFDKSINEDFKSCFSRMKFFILNIARILVYNNEYNSDGVYDIDNKACMKYKHLL is encoded by the coding sequence ATGAACGTTGAACCGATAAAATTTACCGATGAAATTAAAGAGCTTGTGGGTTTAGATGCATTAGAGTTCTACGGTGCAACAGAGAAAGGTCGAAAAATTACTTGCATGGTTCAGAAACAAGCATTGGAAGACTTTTTTGATAAATCTATAAATGAGGATTTTAAAAGTTGCTTTTCTAGAATGAAATTTTTCATACTCAATATAGCAAGGATTCTTGTATATAATAATGAATACAATAGTGACGGAGTTTACGATATTGATAATAAGGCATGCATGAAATACAAACATCTATTGTAA
- a CDS encoding DUF962 domain-containing protein translates to MSKRFNSFAEFYPFYLSQHQNDICRTLHYIGSSLVILMLAITLYLGQWLLLLSLPVIGYGFAWLGHFLFEKNRPATFEYPFYSLLADWVMYFAAIRRKIKL, encoded by the coding sequence ATGAGTAAGCGGTTTAATAGTTTTGCGGAGTTTTATCCTTTCTACCTTTCGCAGCATCAAAATGACATTTGCCGAACTCTACATTATATCGGTAGTTCTCTGGTTATTTTAATGCTGGCGATTACACTCTACTTAGGCCAATGGCTGCTACTTTTGTCGCTTCCGGTTATAGGATATGGATTTGCGTGGCTAGGACATTTTCTATTTGAGAAAAATAGGCCTGCGACATTTGAGTATCCTTTCTACAGCTTACTGGCTGATTGGGTTATGTATTTTGCAGCTATCCGTAGAAAAATTAAACTGTGA
- a CDS encoding GNAT family N-acetyltransferase, with protein sequence MENQASQECRAVYLTAEDLRVAASILYNAYHDDPFFMDALYRNDTAQYEQKLRGAIREELNELWQQEQGLIGIFSDERLIGVACIATQQVPLGEARYWHWRLKMLISAGWQSTQAWIKKEHQIVESLPNANCGIIQFIAVSTNEQGKGYGSQLVKTVLSWCDEQPHLDGVGVFVSEPAHNKLFASHGFEKLEQLAIGNVAGELMFYRGQNNE encoded by the coding sequence ATGGAAAATCAAGCCTCGCAAGAGTGCCGAGCTGTATATCTAACAGCTGAAGATTTAAGAGTCGCCGCTTCAATTCTTTATAACGCATATCATGATGACCCTTTCTTTATGGACGCTCTGTACCGTAATGATACAGCTCAGTATGAGCAAAAATTACGCGGTGCAATTCGTGAGGAGTTAAACGAGTTGTGGCAACAAGAGCAGGGGTTGATAGGTATATTTTCAGATGAGCGACTTATTGGAGTCGCCTGCATTGCAACTCAGCAAGTTCCACTTGGAGAGGCACGTTACTGGCATTGGCGTTTAAAAATGCTGATTAGTGCTGGCTGGCAATCAACTCAAGCTTGGATCAAAAAAGAGCATCAGATCGTGGAAAGCTTACCAAATGCTAACTGTGGAATAATCCAATTTATTGCTGTTTCTACTAATGAACAGGGCAAAGGGTACGGCAGCCAGCTTGTTAAAACAGTACTAAGTTGGTGTGATGAACAACCGCATCTCGATGGTGTTGGTGTATTTGTCAGTGAGCCTGCACATAATAAGTTATTTGCAAGCCATGGATTTGAAAAACTAGAACAACTAGCGATAGGTAACGTGGCTGGAGAGCTAATGTTTTATCGAGGTCAAAACAATGAGTAA
- a CDS encoding DUF2789 domain-containing protein — translation MRFEPYYSQALFNGDNGMDTTQGDLEHLFQQLGLQSDGISIEGFVKKHHLPEGLLIQQADFWSESQRHFLAEALAEDAQWSDVIDHLDTLLRK, via the coding sequence ATGAGGTTTGAGCCATACTATAGCCAAGCACTTTTCAACGGAGATAACGGCATGGACACCACCCAGGGAGATCTAGAACATTTATTTCAGCAATTAGGTTTGCAAAGTGATGGTATTTCCATCGAAGGATTTGTTAAAAAACACCATTTACCAGAGGGGCTGCTTATTCAACAAGCTGACTTTTGGAGCGAGTCGCAACGACATTTTTTAGCAGAAGCATTAGCTGAAGATGCCCAGTGGTCTGATGTTATTGACCATCTGGACACCTTATTAAGAAAGTAA
- a CDS encoding DUF3192 domain-containing protein, which translates to MKKNLLSLAFFGIASIGLTGCVINVGDGESDWDNNGSWQKTQEINRGNLAKISLGMSKDQVTTLMGTADFNEAYIQQDKEVHVLFYRTQRLKGDGKTTKDECTPVVISNNILVGWGEMAYSKI; encoded by the coding sequence GTGAAAAAAAATCTACTAAGTTTAGCGTTTTTTGGGATTGCAAGCATAGGGCTAACTGGCTGCGTGATCAATGTTGGCGATGGTGAATCTGACTGGGATAACAATGGTTCATGGCAAAAAACACAAGAAATTAATCGCGGAAATCTAGCTAAAATCTCCTTGGGCATGTCTAAAGATCAAGTGACGACGCTTATGGGAACAGCCGATTTTAATGAAGCTTATATACAGCAAGATAAAGAAGTACATGTACTTTTTTACCGAACTCAACGTTTAAAAGGTGACGGTAAAACCACTAAAGACGAATGTACTCCTGTCGTCATTAGCAACAATATCTTAGTGGGTTGGGGCGAGATGGCTTACAGCAAAATTTAA
- a CDS encoding Zn-ribbon-containing protein: MHVVELRFECFDNTTITAAEKAINGLLEAYRANGQILGREFAVAFNDGEFKARLLTPEKSSLAKRFNSPWVEKALTELTDAKLLAPREKYIGQDINSEVSSQETPSWQLLYTSYVHMCSPLRNGDTLQPIPLYQIPATANGDHKRMIRWQTEWQACDELQMAAATKAEFAALEELTSHHSDLFRRGWDLRGRVEYLTKIPTYYYLYRVGGESLANEKKRCCPKCGSNEWLLDEPLLDMFHFRCDTCRIVSNISWDHL; this comes from the coding sequence ATGCACGTCGTTGAATTAAGGTTTGAGTGTTTTGACAACACCACCATCACAGCAGCAGAAAAAGCGATTAATGGGCTATTAGAGGCTTACCGCGCAAATGGTCAAATACTAGGCCGTGAATTTGCGGTAGCCTTTAATGATGGTGAATTTAAAGCTCGCCTATTAACCCCCGAAAAAAGTAGTCTTGCAAAGCGTTTTAACAGCCCATGGGTTGAAAAGGCACTCACCGAACTGACTGACGCTAAACTACTTGCTCCACGAGAAAAATATATTGGTCAGGATATTAACTCAGAGGTTTCAAGCCAAGAAACGCCAAGCTGGCAACTACTTTATACCAGCTACGTGCATATGTGCTCGCCGCTGAGAAATGGCGATACACTGCAACCTATACCACTTTATCAAATACCAGCCACAGCCAATGGTGATCATAAACGCATGATCCGCTGGCAGACCGAATGGCAAGCATGTGATGAACTACAGATGGCGGCTGCAACAAAAGCTGAATTCGCAGCACTGGAAGAGTTAACAAGCCATCATAGCGATCTGTTTAGACGAGGCTGGGATCTGCGTGGCAGAGTTGAGTATCTGACCAAGATCCCTACTTACTATTATCTCTATCGCGTTGGCGGTGAAAGTCTCGCCAATGAGAAAAAACGCTGTTGCCCAAAATGTGGCAGTAACGAATGGCTGCTTGATGAGCCATTACTGGATATGTTCCATTTTCGCTGCGATACATGCCGTATCGTATCCAATATCTCTTGGGATCATCTGTAA
- the syd gene encoding SecY-interacting protein has translation MSSLPALDIFLSDYQQAYLDTLGEHPRYYAQQQASECIVGDVDVETEEALQWKSVVRVDTGRFDNVEHALELSLHGDINAFYGSHFAASLMFDSQWGTGELLQAWSQSDFEHLQQNMIGHLMMKKKLKQEPTWFIGVFDDEDKMITVNNADGSVWIEIAGQAQSVKLADSLNSFISEVSPRVAPPVKLVEEVIPAYDHPGIWQRMKIMWRNLLGK, from the coding sequence GTGTCTTCTTTACCTGCTCTGGATATTTTTTTAAGCGACTATCAACAAGCTTACCTCGATACATTAGGTGAACACCCTCGTTACTATGCGCAGCAACAGGCGTCAGAGTGTATTGTAGGTGATGTTGACGTTGAAACAGAAGAGGCGCTGCAGTGGAAGAGCGTTGTTCGAGTTGATACGGGGCGATTTGATAATGTTGAGCATGCGCTAGAGCTATCTTTACATGGCGATATTAATGCTTTTTATGGCTCTCATTTTGCCGCGTCGCTGATGTTTGACTCACAGTGGGGCACCGGAGAGCTGTTGCAAGCTTGGAGTCAAAGCGATTTTGAGCATCTACAGCAAAATATGATTGGCCACCTGATGATGAAAAAGAAACTTAAACAAGAGCCTACTTGGTTTATCGGTGTGTTCGATGATGAAGACAAGATGATCACGGTAAACAATGCTGATGGCAGTGTATGGATTGAAATCGCTGGGCAAGCCCAAAGTGTTAAGCTAGCGGACTCACTAAATAGCTTTATCAGCGAGGTTAGCCCGCGTGTCGCCCCACCAGTTAAGTTAGTGGAGGAAGTGATACCAGCCTATGATCACCCAGGGATCTGGCAACGAATGAAAATAATGTGGCGTAATTTACTGGGTAAGTAA
- the queF gene encoding NADPH-dependent 7-cyano-7-deazaguanine reductase QueF (Catalyzes the NADPH-dependent reduction of 7-cyano-7-deazaguanine (preQ0) to 7-aminomethyl-7-deazaguanine (preQ1) in queuosine biosynthesis) yields the protein MTKHHDPYSDAAELSELTLGKSTGYQEQYDASLLQGVPRKLNRDAIGLNDDLPFHGCDIWTGYELSWLNAKGKPMVAIAEFSLDYQSANLIESKSFKLYLNSFNQTKFDDVQTVQATLSRDLCECAQGDVSVKVIEPKQFSHQRIVELPGTCIDALDIEVDDYSFNPDYLVDSVDDKVMVAETLTSNLLKSNCLITSQPDWGTVMIRYQGPKIDREKLLRYLISFRQHNEFHEQCVERIFVDLKRFCQCAKLTVYARYTRRGGLDINPYRSDFENPADNHRLARQ from the coding sequence ATGACAAAACATCATGATCCCTATAGTGACGCAGCCGAACTTTCAGAACTCACACTAGGAAAGTCCACTGGCTACCAAGAGCAGTATGATGCTTCTTTACTACAGGGTGTGCCGCGTAAATTAAACCGCGATGCTATTGGCCTGAATGATGATTTACCCTTTCATGGCTGTGATATTTGGACTGGCTACGAGCTTTCTTGGTTAAATGCCAAAGGTAAGCCAATGGTCGCTATTGCAGAATTCAGTTTAGATTACCAAAGTGCGAACTTAATTGAATCAAAGTCATTTAAATTGTACTTAAACAGCTTCAACCAAACTAAGTTTGATGATGTACAAACCGTTCAAGCAACCTTAAGCCGCGATCTATGTGAATGTGCACAGGGTGATGTTAGCGTTAAAGTCATCGAGCCTAAGCAATTTAGCCACCAACGTATTGTCGAATTACCAGGAACTTGTATTGATGCTCTCGATATTGAAGTCGATGATTATAGTTTTAATCCTGACTATTTAGTCGACAGTGTTGATGACAAAGTGATGGTCGCAGAGACGTTGACCTCTAACCTGCTCAAGTCAAACTGCCTAATCACCTCTCAACCCGATTGGGGCACGGTAATGATCCGTTATCAAGGACCTAAAATTGATAGAGAAAAATTACTGCGCTACTTAATCTCATTTAGGCAGCACAATGAGTTTCATGAGCAGTGCGTCGAGCGAATTTTTGTTGATCTAAAACGTTTCTGTCAATGTGCAAAGCTAACGGTTTACGCACGATATACTCGCCGAGGCGGCTTAGATATCAACCCCTATCGCAGTGACTTTGAAAACCCTGCCGACAACCATCGCCTAGCCAGACAGTAA
- a CDS encoding LysR family transcriptional regulator — protein sequence MPQTNQFDLNLFPVFLAVYRCGSFSRAAEQLDLTQSSVSNAINRLKKQLGDELFIRVGRGVEATSAGHNLYQQLDSHFNAIDDVVTAMDQFDPKLHSRQFQVYANEVIMQLLQSPIDKLTAGLAVDIVFKEPPSNEELLQSDLQFERVDLAIDVMSQIPSSLDAGLLMCDKLVCVVRKDHPRIQGQLSSEAYFYEKHVVFKMRRSNLAITELYSETVLPQRKTYSEQSSLLSMLATTSKTDAISVASSRYLKEYAQLFNLVQYPLPFETRPIEYHLIWSKKLQRNSANAWLRKQITQLVQTLEL from the coding sequence ATGCCGCAAACTAACCAATTTGATCTGAATCTATTTCCGGTATTTCTTGCTGTGTATCGCTGTGGTTCATTTAGCCGAGCTGCCGAACAACTCGACTTAACGCAATCTTCGGTGAGTAATGCGATTAACCGTTTGAAAAAACAGCTAGGTGATGAGTTGTTTATACGGGTTGGTCGTGGAGTGGAGGCGACTTCTGCTGGGCATAACTTGTATCAACAGCTGGATAGTCACTTTAATGCTATTGACGATGTAGTCACCGCGATGGATCAATTTGATCCTAAACTGCATTCACGTCAGTTTCAGGTGTATGCCAATGAAGTTATTATGCAGCTATTACAATCGCCAATCGATAAATTGACCGCTGGGCTTGCAGTCGATATTGTTTTTAAGGAGCCGCCGTCGAACGAAGAGTTACTTCAGTCAGACCTGCAATTTGAACGAGTCGATCTCGCGATAGATGTTATGAGCCAAATACCGTCGTCGTTAGATGCTGGTTTGTTAATGTGTGATAAATTGGTATGCGTGGTGAGAAAAGATCACCCGAGAATACAAGGGCAATTGAGTTCTGAAGCGTACTTCTATGAGAAGCATGTGGTGTTTAAGATGCGCCGTTCAAACCTTGCGATCACCGAGCTGTATAGTGAAACGGTTTTACCGCAACGTAAAACCTATAGTGAGCAATCTTCGCTACTAAGCATGTTGGCGACGACATCTAAAACCGATGCTATCTCTGTGGCATCTTCTCGTTACCTTAAAGAATATGCGCAGCTATTTAATTTGGTGCAATATCCGCTACCTTTTGAAACAAGGCCGATCGAATATCATTTGATTTGGAGTAAAAAGCTGCAGCGAAATAGTGCTAATGCTTGGTTACGAAAGCAGATCACTCAACTCGTCCAAACATTAGAGCTATAA